In the genome of Actinobacillus genomosp. 1, the window AAAATAAAATCGGTATGCGGTTCGGGTAAAAACTCAAGTTGCGACTGTGTGCCTTCCATCCAGCCTTTACCGTTAATGCCGCCCGAACCGATGGCAATTTTCGATTGAATAATATGATAACCGGCTCCCAGCGGGTCTTTTTCCGGATCAATCAAGGTCATCACACGGGTTTTTTGATAATCATGCATCAAGAAAAACCACATAATCGGAATAAAACCGGCGAGAAAAACTACACCGGCACTAATTAACTTCCAGCTTAAACCCGCCAAAAATAATACGAAAATACCGGCGGCACACACTAAAATCGATGTACCTAAGTCCGGCTGTATCGCAACCAATAAGGTTGGCAAGATAATAATCCCCAGCGCAATAAAAGTATCTTTTAAACTCGGCGGTAAAGCTCGTTTCGCTAAATAAGTCGCCACCATCAACGGTACCGACAATTTGGCAATTTCCGACGGCTGGAAACGCACAAAGCCTAAATTCAACCAACGTTGCGCCCCTTTACTGGTTTCGCCGATTAAATCCACTAAGATTAACATCACGATACAAACAAGGTAGAGATAAGGCGAAACTCGCTCGTAAAAACGAGGCGGAATCATTGCCATAAAAAGCATTAAACCCAGACCGAGCGAAACTTGAATAATACGGTTGGTAAACATCTTTTCACTGGCACCGCTGGCACTATACAGCACAATTAAACCGTAACCGGTAATTGCCAACAATCCGAGTAACAACCATATATCGAGGGAAAAAATCTTCCAAAAAAATTTTCTTATTCCGCTACTCATTATTTGTTTGTCCTTCTTGTTCAAGCGGTTGAATTTGCTCAATATTTTGCAATGGTTCCGTAGTTCCCACCGGTTCTTTTAAGGTATTTCGTAAAGCGAAATCCATCACTTGGCGAGCCACCGGTGCGGCATTAGAACCGCCGCCGCCCGCATTTTCTAAAATAATCGCAACGGAAACTTTAGGTTCTTCATACGGCGCATAGCTGATAAACCACGCATGGTCGTGTAGCTCTTTTTTCAACGCATTCTTATTGTATTTACCGCCGTTTAAGTTAAACACCTGCGCCGTACCGCTTTTACCGGCGGCACGGTAAAACGAACCGCCTGCTTTACGTCCGGTACCGTTTGCGGCATTAATCACGTTATACATACCGAACTTCGCCACTTGCCAAAAACGCTCCGGCACGCCTTGAATATCTTCGAACAATAGCGGGTCTTTATACGGTTCAGTTTTATCGCTGCCGATCACTTCCATCATCAAGTGCGGAGTATTGACACGCCCGTTATTAATCAAGATTGCTTGCGCTTTCGCCACTTGTAACGGGGTTG includes:
- the rodA gene encoding rod shape-determining protein RodA translates to MSSGIRKFFWKIFSLDIWLLLGLLAITGYGLIVLYSASGASEKMFTNRIIQVSLGLGLMLFMAMIPPRFYERVSPYLYLVCIVMLILVDLIGETSKGAQRWLNLGFVRFQPSEIAKLSVPLMVATYLAKRALPPSLKDTFIALGIIILPTLLVAIQPDLGTSILVCAAGIFVLFLAGLSWKLISAGVVFLAGFIPIMWFFLMHDYQKTRVMTLIDPEKDPLGAGYHIIQSKIAIGSGGINGKGWMEGTQSQLEFLPEPHTDFIFAVLSEEHGMVGILILLAIYLFIIARGLVMGAKSDSAFGRLISGGTALLFFVYVFVNIGMVSGILPVVGVPLPLFSYGGTSYVTLMAAFGLMMSAYVHRKRISGNNPYSKL